The DNA window GGCCTGTTTCTAATTTGATATCAAGTGCGCCGACTTGACCTTTTACTTCGATTTTATCGAGTGGTACTAACATTTAAACTCCTTATGAGTTTGGTTTAAAAACCATTTTGTACTTGCGGAGTTCGAAGCATTCCGAATTTTCTAGCCGGCTGAGGGAAGATTTCAGCGTCAAAGTCTGAACGCCTTCCTTAGCCAACTAAAAATCCATAGTGGTATGCTTTAAGTCCGCCAACCTCCGTCACGAATCAGGAGGATGTTTGCTAATTGTGCCTTGTCTTATGAATGACCAGATTGAACATTATAAAATGTATCAAGGTATGGAAATAAAAAAATGTAAAGCTTTGGATATAAGAAGGGGGAGGTAATACCTCCCCCAAAAACTGCCTATTTGCGAAGACCAAGCTTAGCAATAAGATCACGATAACGCTGAACGTCTTTAGCTTTCAGGTATTTAAGGATGTTTCTGCGCTGTCCTACCATTTTCAGTAGGCCTGTGCGGGAATGAAAGTCCTTTTTGTGAGTCTTGAAGTGGTCAGTAAGATACAGAATCCTTGCAGTAAGAAGAGCTACCTGTACTTCTGGGGAACCGGTGTCACCAGGTGTTGTCTGATATTCCTCAATTACTTTTGCCTTATCTTGTGCGTCCATTACCACAGCGATACCCTCCTACGCGCCCGTGCGCGTGTTCTGTTTGTGCCGGAAGTAAAATTCCCACAGGGAATCAACCCCACAAGCCGCGAAGAACAGTCCAGTGCATACGATTATCAATAATCTGGGTTTCCGCTAAAGATAGCGGAGTTCCGTCAGGAGCAAGAAACATAGCCTTGTCTCCTTCGATTAAAGCAATTCCAGCAGAACCGGGCACATTTTCGACCGGGATTCGTGTTCCGTTCATGATATCGGCCGCCATCTGTTCACCCACAGTGAACTTTGGCCAGTGAGGCAGTGCTTTCGCAATCGGAATAACACGTTCCTCAAAACCGTCAGGATCGTTAAGAACCTCGTCTAAATCATGTGCATCAGCCAACCTGAAAGGTCGACTTTCTTCACGCTTAAGTGATTCCATTACTGCGCCGCATTCGAGCCGCATCCCCAAGCTGTGGACGAGGGAGCGAATATAGGTGCCGGCAGAGCACCCAACTCGAAAACAGGCCGTTGGCAGACTCACTTCCAGCGGTTTAGCTTCAAAAATATTTATACTCTTTATTTTGACGGGGATTTCCTCGCCATTTCGAGCAAGCTCATAGAGCGGTCTGCCCTTGTGCTTAGCAGCCGAATATGCGGGAACCTCCTGACTAGTCAAGTCATTCCACGCTAAAATTTCACTTTCGACCATTTTTTCTGTAATACCGGAAATATCATGGCTCGAAGTTTCCTGCCCCTGAATATCGTAAGTGTCTGTAGTCTTTCCGATAATCAGACTGCCTGAGTAAACTTTCTCATTTTCAGTTAAATACGGTCCAAGCTTGGTGGCTTGTCCCAGCATTACCAGCAGAACGCCCTCTGCAAGTGGGTCCAATGTTCCGGCGTGGCCTATCTTAGGTTGCTGTAATTCACGTTTGATTGAATTGAGGCAATCTGCTGAAGTCGGTCCTGAAGGTTTGTTCAGAACAAGTACTCCATGTTTTTGATGAGGGCTTGTACGAGGTTTTCTTCCCACCGGAATATCCTTATAAATTATATAGCTTTTCAGCGAGAGCTGTAGTGAGTCTTGTGCGAACATTTTCAGCAGAGCTTTCAATCATGCCGCCGCTGGCGTTTTTGTGCCCGCCGCCGCCGAACATAGAAGCTATTATCTGAACATTATCAGAACCGGATGAACGTAAGCTGAACTTAAATCTGTGCTGTGAATCTTCGCGGACAACAATTGCAACCCGTACTTTGCGGATTCTGCGGATGAAATTGACTAATCCCTCACAATCGGGGCCACCTGTATCGGTTTCAGTCAGCATTTCCTGAGTCACAAAAATCATAGCTGTCTGTTCATTATGAAACAGCTGGATTTTGTCTAAAGCAAGAGTCCACAATTTAATTCGTTTCATGGTCCACTGATTGCGGATTTTTGGAACAAATTGGTCAAGCTGCAACCCGTGTCTTAAGATCTCTGCGATTATTTCAAGTGTTTCAGGTTTAGTGTTTCCGTAGGTGAAGAATCCTGTGTCAGTGGCGATTGATAAATAAAGTGCTTCGCCGAGAGGTCCTGAAAGAGAAATTTTAAGTTCATGCGCAATAAGGGTAATCATTTCGCCGACAGCAGGGCGATTGGTATCTACCCAGTTTATGGTGGCAAAATCAGTATTACCCATGTGGTGATCAATATTAATTGATTTTTCAGGGTCCATAGCATTCATGAGAGTTTCGCCCATGCGCGCGGCATCACCGCAGTCAAGAATTATGAACCAGCCGTCGAAATTTTTAGGAACTTCGGTCAGCATAGGAGCAGGAAATTCAAGCCATTGCATAGCCTCAGGAATTCCGCTCTGATTATAGATGCGAAACCTTTTACCTAAAGCTTTTAAAATGAAACCCAGCGCGGCAGTAGAGCCCAGCGCGTCACCATCGGGATGGTAATGCGATGCAATCAGGAAATCGTCTTCTCCCTTAAGAATCTGGCAGATCTCTTTCAAGTGGTTTTCCATATACCATCTCCTCAAGGAAATTATCGTGAACGAATGTGAGCTGCGGAACCTGTCTGACTTTCATACGTTTGCTGAGCGTACTGCGCATATATCCTGCAGCTCTCTCAAGAGCTTTCTGCGCAGCAGCTATCCGTTCTTTGTCTCCTGAAAGAGTAAAAAGAACTTCGGCGAATTTAAGGTCTTTATTTA is part of the Desulfovibrio gilichinskyi genome and encodes:
- the rpsO gene encoding 30S ribosomal protein S15; this translates as MVMDAQDKAKVIEEYQTTPGDTGSPEVQVALLTARILYLTDHFKTHKKDFHSRTGLLKMVGQRRNILKYLKAKDVQRYRDLIAKLGLRK
- the truB gene encoding tRNA pseudouridine(55) synthase TruB, producing the protein MGRKPRTSPHQKHGVLVLNKPSGPTSADCLNSIKRELQQPKIGHAGTLDPLAEGVLLVMLGQATKLGPYLTENEKVYSGSLIIGKTTDTYDIQGQETSSHDISGITEKMVESEILAWNDLTSQEVPAYSAAKHKGRPLYELARNGEEIPVKIKSINIFEAKPLEVSLPTACFRVGCSAGTYIRSLVHSLGMRLECGAVMESLKREESRPFRLADAHDLDEVLNDPDGFEERVIPIAKALPHWPKFTVGEQMAADIMNGTRIPVENVPGSAGIALIEGDKAMFLAPDGTPLSLAETQIIDNRMHWTVLRGLWG
- a CDS encoding DHH family phosphoesterase, producing MENHLKEICQILKGEDDFLIASHYHPDGDALGSTAALGFILKALGKRFRIYNQSGIPEAMQWLEFPAPMLTEVPKNFDGWFIILDCGDAARMGETLMNAMDPEKSINIDHHMGNTDFATINWVDTNRPAVGEMITLIAHELKISLSGPLGEALYLSIATDTGFFTYGNTKPETLEIIAEILRHGLQLDQFVPKIRNQWTMKRIKLWTLALDKIQLFHNEQTAMIFVTQEMLTETDTGGPDCEGLVNFIRRIRKVRVAIVVREDSQHRFKFSLRSSGSDNVQIIASMFGGGGHKNASGGMIESSAENVRTRLTTALAEKLYNL
- the rbfA gene encoding 30S ribosome-binding factor RbfA gives rise to the protein MKTSTSRRSIKMGDMIMREIATMLIEDVADPRLELVSISGVRLNKDLKFAEVLFTLSGDKERIAAAQKALERAAGYMRSTLSKRMKVRQVPQLTFVHDNFLEEMVYGKPLERDLPDS